The Kroppenstedtia pulmonis genome has a segment encoding these proteins:
- a CDS encoding GrpB family protein has product MSSMQDGFNSKPTSDEDLQKVRMGELKPHNAPITLVEYDSRWPELFEGEANRVRSALGNKALQVEHVGSTSVPGLCAKPIIDMILVVADSADEPSYVPTLEAAGYTLWIREPEWFEHRLLKGPDIDINLHVFSAGTSEIERMLRFRDWLRANDTDRDNYARAKRSLARRVWRHVQHYADAKTAIIQEIMDRANAAE; this is encoded by the coding sequence ATGTCATCGATGCAGGACGGTTTCAATTCCAAACCTACAAGCGATGAAGATCTTCAGAAGGTCAGGATGGGCGAGTTGAAACCGCACAATGCGCCCATCACCCTTGTCGAGTACGACTCACGCTGGCCTGAGCTGTTTGAAGGGGAAGCTAACCGGGTTCGTTCCGCCCTGGGCAACAAGGCATTGCAGGTGGAGCACGTCGGCTCGACTTCGGTGCCAGGACTGTGTGCCAAACCAATCATCGATATGATACTGGTGGTGGCGGACTCTGCCGACGAGCCGTCCTATGTCCCGACCTTGGAGGCAGCCGGTTACACGCTGTGGATCCGTGAGCCCGAGTGGTTCGAGCACCGTCTGTTAAAGGGGCCCGATATCGACATCAACCTGCACGTATTCAGTGCGGGCACGTCTGAGATCGAACGAATGCTACGCTTTCGTGATTGGCTACGGGCCAACGATACCGACCGGGACAACTATGCCCGTGCCAAGCGTAGTCTGGCACGGCGTGTGTGGCGGCACGTGCAACACTATGCAGATGCCAAAACCGCGATCATCCAGGAGATCATGGACCGAGCGAACGCAGCCGAGTAG
- the yhbH gene encoding sporulation protein YhbH, giving the protein MTDPLFIISQEDWSLHRKGYQDQMRHQEKVRKAIKENMADLISEESIIMSDGKQVVKIPIRSMEEYRFRYNYQKGKHVGQGKGDSQVGDVLGRESPAQSDPGKGEGAGSIPGQDYYEAEISVDELEGILFSELELPYLRHKEEDEIMTQDIRFNDIRKKGLMGNIDKKRTLLEALKRNARHGKKGLGRISDDDLRFKTWEDIVIPRSNAVVIAMMDTSGSMGIFEKYIARSFFFWMTRFLRTRYEKVEIVFIAHHTEAKEVTEDQFFRKGESGGTICSSAYRKALEIIDKRYPPHRYNLYPFHFSDGDNLTSDNQRCVTLVKELMKRCNLFGYTEVNQFNNSGSTQKINVTIYAGIHGYGSYPVLSRSGLESRLLFRELSLRGGSFLMDHGSFGMLRLRSTVLG; this is encoded by the coding sequence ATGACTGATCCCTTGTTTATCATTTCCCAGGAGGATTGGTCCCTTCACCGAAAAGGGTACCAGGATCAGATGCGGCATCAGGAAAAGGTGAGGAAAGCAATAAAAGAAAACATGGCTGACTTGATCTCAGAGGAATCCATCATTATGTCCGACGGGAAGCAAGTCGTGAAAATACCGATCCGTTCCATGGAAGAATACCGCTTTCGCTATAATTACCAAAAAGGAAAGCATGTCGGTCAGGGAAAGGGTGACAGTCAAGTGGGGGATGTGCTGGGGCGTGAATCCCCTGCACAAAGTGACCCCGGAAAGGGAGAAGGGGCAGGAAGCATACCTGGACAGGATTATTATGAAGCGGAGATATCTGTGGATGAGCTGGAAGGAATCCTGTTTTCCGAGCTGGAATTGCCCTATCTAAGGCATAAAGAAGAAGATGAGATCATGACTCAGGATATCCGGTTCAACGATATTCGTAAAAAAGGGCTCATGGGTAATATTGATAAGAAAAGAACGTTGCTGGAGGCACTGAAACGTAACGCCCGTCACGGGAAAAAAGGATTGGGCAGAATTTCCGACGACGATCTCCGGTTCAAAACCTGGGAGGATATCGTAATCCCACGTTCCAATGCTGTAGTCATCGCCATGATGGATACAAGCGGTTCTATGGGGATTTTCGAAAAATATATCGCCCGGAGTTTCTTTTTCTGGATGACCCGTTTCTTACGAACCCGGTATGAAAAGGTAGAGATTGTATTTATCGCTCATCACACTGAAGCAAAGGAAGTGACGGAGGATCAGTTTTTCAGAAAGGGAGAATCCGGAGGAACCATTTGTTCCTCCGCCTATCGTAAAGCATTGGAAATCATCGACAAACGTTACCCACCTCATCGCTACAATCTCTATCCCTTTCACTTTTCCGACGGTGACAACCTTACCTCAGACAATCAGCGTTGTGTTACCTTGGTAAAGGAATTGATGAAACGCTGCAATCTTTTTGGATACACGGAGGTGAACCAGTTTAACAACTCAGGATCAACACAAAAAATAAATGTCACCATATACGCTGGTATACATGGATACGGATCTTACCCGGTTCTGTCCAGGTCGGGTCTCGAAAGTAGGTTGCTTTTTCGAGAACTGTCTTTAAGAGGCGGTTCTTTTTTAATGGATCATGGGTCTTTTGGTATGCTTCGATTACGTTCCACAGTTTTGGGATGA